The Desulfurococcus sp. genome has a segment encoding these proteins:
- the rfbB gene encoding dTDP-glucose 4,6-dehydratase, translated as MRLYVTGGAGFIGSNFVRYMLKKNKDTVILVYDKLTYAGRLENLAGLLEDKRLTFIKGDIVDSEMLSKTLREFKPDVVVNFAAETHVDRSIVDPAPFIETNIKGVFQLLEATRRLEIPLLIHISTDEVYGDRLNLPPASEEEKLQPSSPYSASKAAGDLLIAAYWRTYRIPAIIVRPSNNYGPYQYPEKLIPRVIIRALSGKPIPVYGGGSQIRDWLYVEDFAEALEIIISKGRTGEIYNVPGGNEKKNIEVVKDILRLMGKPETLIHYTEDRPGHDYRYSMTGDKIRSLGWKPRTPWLEGLKKTIEWYLSNEWWWRPLLDDYYLKKEEPWR; from the coding sequence ATGAGGCTCTACGTGACTGGTGGAGCAGGCTTCATAGGCAGCAACTTCGTGCGCTACATGCTTAAAAAGAATAAGGATACAGTTATCCTAGTCTACGATAAGCTCACTTATGCTGGACGGCTGGAGAACCTAGCTGGACTACTCGAGGATAAACGCCTCACCTTCATTAAAGGAGATATCGTTGACAGCGAGATGCTCTCGAAGACTCTAAGAGAATTCAAGCCTGACGTAGTAGTAAACTTTGCAGCTGAAACACACGTCGACCGCAGTATAGTTGACCCAGCTCCATTCATTGAGACTAATATTAAAGGCGTCTTCCAGCTCCTCGAGGCAACTAGAAGACTTGAAATACCCCTCCTCATTCACATAAGCACTGATGAAGTCTACGGGGACCGCTTAAACCTGCCGCCGGCAAGCGAGGAGGAGAAGCTACAGCCGAGTAGCCCCTACTCTGCTAGCAAGGCTGCCGGCGACCTGCTGATAGCAGCCTACTGGAGGACCTATCGGATCCCAGCTATAATAGTGAGGCCTTCAAACAACTACGGGCCGTACCAGTATCCTGAGAAGCTTATTCCACGAGTAATCATTAGAGCACTCAGCGGTAAGCCTATACCAGTATACGGTGGTGGAAGCCAGATTAGAGACTGGCTCTACGTTGAAGACTTCGCTGAAGCTTTAGAAATAATCATCAGTAAGGGGAGGACTGGAGAAATCTATAATGTACCCGGAGGCAACGAGAAGAAGAATATCGAGGTGGTGAAAGATATCTTAAGGCTAATGGGTAAGCCTGAGACACTGATACACTACACAGAGGATAGACCAGGCCACGACTACAGGTACTCGATGACAGGTGATAAAATACGCAGTTTAGGCTGGAAGCCTAGGACACCGTGGCTTGAGGGATTAAAGAAGACTATTGAATGGTATCTTTCAAACGAGTGGTGGTGGCGCCCGCTTCTAGACGACTACTACTTGAAGAAGGAGGAGCCGTGGAGGTGA